The nucleotide sequence GCCGGTTTTAGGGTTGATTTTTGTTTctattttcctttgtttttgtccATTGTATGAGAGGTTTTGTTTCCTAGTTGATGTCATCTGTCATATTTTCGTTTTCAGTTTATTTCTTTCCAGTTGTCCTCTTCCAAATGCAATTATTTCCTGCACTGATGTGCAATGTAAGGTCTGGATTTTAGTTGCAAATGTAATACTTATGTTCCAATTGCCATCGTTTGTGATTCTTGCTGGTTTCCTTTTGGATTGGTGCAAGCTTCAAAAATAACAGCCTACGGTTTTGTTAGTCATCGTTGGCTTATAACTTTAATGAAATACGAGTTTGATATTAAGGGAACGATGTTATTGAGACTTCAAAAAAGTCATTGTtttcttgtatattttttttttcattgcgGATGACTTTCGAttggattaattttttttctgttaCACTAAAGGGAGTTGAACTGTCACAAGGAATAAACCTATTATTTCAGGCAGAAATTCTTGGACCTTTAAATTAGGgatgtgctatctacacacctctatttacttctcacactccttgttcatttatgtcatttgatcaTCGTCATTTCATTAAATCCTGAAAATTAagagagtgtgtgagaagtaaaaaatgtctgtggatatcacacccttaAATTATGACCCTACTCTTCAGCACGGATTAGGAACTTGAAAATAGGTTTAATTCATGAAACTCTACTTTCATGTTTGAAAAGTGCATTAATGggatagtttttcatatttttttttaacaaacaatattatttacactaaagatGTGAGGGAGTGGgtataatgggctagcaataatgtggttcaaattcgtctttaacaagaattgaacctaagacctttcacttaccaataaagaaaaatactacaagatcatagtactaagtggcgggATAGTTTTTCATCTTACATGCATTTCAaactgtgacaacccgtcccaaattttactattttataaattttaaaatgtgaaatcACGAGAATACCCTAGAGATGAGggtattgactttcgttgatcgCTAGTTCAAGATGCGTATGAACTATTACCTTACCGTATTTCAAAAGTATGTTGGTAAGGGTTGTTATTTATTCTATTCATTTCTTATagttattgttatttttattaattgagAGGTTAGAAAAATTAACGGGGACaaaaaaagaggaaaggaaagaagagaagaaaagaaggaaggCTGCCTGATGACAGCGAagtggagagagagaaaaagaagatggGCACTGCCCAATCAggaaatgaggagagtgagagtGACGAATGGGAGAGAAGAACcaggagggaaatgagggaggTGTGGAGCACCTAACCCAGCTGACCCGTACACCCACAGCAAAAACCGGTTTTGACCAGGTTCTAATTCCGGCTAGATTCCACCACTTTTCCGACGAAAGTCACCCATTCTTCAACTGGAAATCATCCCTTGACCTCCTCTCTTCTATTTCCACCCAAATATGGAAAAGATTTGGGTGTAAATCATTGAAATAAACCATGGGGGTGCCGTGAGACCCATGCTCGAAATCCATCAATCGTGAAATCATCTCCTTGAATTACCACCACTAGAACACTCCTCTAGAACACAAGAACAAAGCCCAGGCAGTGGTTGAGGCGTCTGAGTGAGTatggaggtcgaattgaagcacaccattttctagggtttcggcgggtttgagcaaaattggagcttttctcggccaaattggacttggccataggtataaagtttactctactcattgagatcttcattcttgtaaattttgaaaattttggaaatagttggattttccggcgagtcaaGGCAGTCGACTGCCACCTGCGGCGGCGCGTGCCTAGGGGACCGTCGATGTTATCCTTAGGATAAATTAGATGTCTTGAGTTTAGTTTTGGCAATTGTATATCGTAGGTTGATCGTTTGGACCTAAACTCATTAGGATACGTTACTTGGTAaagatatgaatcgacgatccgaccgttggatcgtcaccaaactttaacatgttatagtacataatatttgaggaccatagaaacttacggataaGAAATCCGACTTATGGATTTTCctaaattggatttgtaagtttataaattaaaatgttgaccgccatttagttttggcaattggtagagatctgaccgttggatcgtaatgaaaccttaggatgttgttctagaagtatattttggatctttggaagcaacggatcagaaatccgtgatgcagatcttccgaATTGAATTATGTAAGGATgcattttatgtaaattatgtattttatcggtcagaactctgagatgtgatttgataattggtcataggcgacgatggttcATGATGACTCAATATGCGTGCTAGAGAGTCGTAGCACGGACCTCAGGTAAGTGGGTCTTTTCCCTTCTAtcgtatacacacacacacatatatatatataaatgattgataattccacaaacagttataaattgattactaCATATAATTACTATGAATGCTGTGAAGTACTAATGcgaactacaaatggcttgatccctatttagggtacataggcagtctaacgagacattagatgcagccataacaTAAATAAGATAAAATAATTGAGGTAATAGCCTTGTTGGGAAATTGTGCAAGGTGAGGGACATTGGtagaaaatgtgagatttaaccaTATGAATtagtgattggatgttggtcataaatcatggTGTGAAGGATCGAGAATTTGAAGTACGGAAACATAAGTAATGATAgctaattaaactagtgtctagTTGGGCTTATCACTGATATTTATTCTCGGAAATAAATAGttcgggagtagggcgttacagcttatgcatttttatgccataatacacacacacacacacacacacacacacacacacacacacacacacacacacacatatgtatcTAATTGAAAATGCTATAACATGGTTGAGTAATAAATTGCATCATggtttatctatatgtatattacctgcacataattattatgaatgtttgaagcGCAAAGGTGAACACAGGAGACCCAGGTAAGTTCAGttgagtttatggtattagttgaaatgatcgagtgatggcatgactatattatgTTTTAGACAACTCCAACATTGTCGTACATGTTGCCTATGAGTTGTATATGTCATatgagatgcatttagagctcataaacctgcaccccggtgttagtgctccggcCCGTGGCCAGgccacagtccttcacgtgatgttcacccacacaccttacgctcaccttggatacAAGGTAAGTGCAcaggcctgtcgtacagaccactataggtggttccgactcgtagatgACCCGTGATTATTCGCACAATCTttacgtgattgtagcacttgagcgtatttatttacacttagtcatgtcgtacataccactataggtggttccgactcttgtgtatggatatatgatgagctagcatatgtgatgagatatatgatgagctagcatatgtgatgagatatatgatgagttagcatatatgatgagatatatgatgagctaacatatgtgatgagatatatgatgagctagcatatatgatgagatatatgatgagctagcatatgtgatgagatatctgatgagctagcatatgtgatgagatatatgatgagctagcatatgtgatgagatatactTATGAGCCAGcctatgtgatgagatatggataagtcgtacatgtcacaagAGGTGACtttgacttatgagctagcatatgtgatgagatatggataagtcgtacatatcacaagaggtgactccgacttatgagctagcattgattgatgagatatggttgTAGTCGcacaggtcaccataggtgactccgactggcgTGCTAATATGGGTTATTAAgcacatgattattgatattgttGATGAGATGTTGTGTTGTAGTATATTTATGGATTTACTGttgatatacttttgatttcacatTGATACGTGATATGATTTtcctggaaactatacaggtgttgcaacgaggggttataatgttttatatgatttctattaaaattttatttccagggtcactcacccttgtttggttttcaccctccaggttttattagctgagctttcttatcgtcgatGATTCATGGCaagtcttggtattggagattacctttgatggtacgattcttaattcattctactgtacttacttatgctttaacgtcacgtgtgaagagggttcattcccgctcactagCGCACTctagtatttaggcactcttaggtttaaatttattcacatttttacacatcatcacactttatggcttcgtcaccttccagatgtcagccagcacagctcgatttggagtcctagtggacattccaagTCGGGGTGTATCATAAACTCCCATGAAGAGAAGTTGAAACTCTTGCCCCCTTTGTACCCTCATTACTTATTATTACTTTAAATAATCATTGAAAATGTCTAAAATGAcgataaatcaaatatcaatttGAATCgatgaaaataaaatatgaacAACATAATTCAATATCGACGATATTGTGATAAAAGACAATGACATGAGATATATATgctaaaagtaaaataatttcAATCATTGAATTGATCCAAAATCAACTATCAACGATATAGCTGACACAAAATGATTAGAAATTAAATCTCAATTGTTGAACTTATCAAAATGAAATTTGGACGACATAAtggagatttaaaaaaaaattatcattttgACCAATTTCTCATCTTACACAAACCAACATGAAAATAGTATTATCTTATACCCAATCACTAGGAATATAGATGGAAAGTCCATTCCCAAGGACTCATTCCAAATGTTtaggaattcaattttttttaacagacaATATTGTCTACACTAAGGGGTAGGCGATGAGCTAGTtacaatgtgattcaaattcacatttggcgagaatcgaacctaagacatctcacttacaaatgaagaggaataccattaaaccgtagtattaagtggcttCAAATTTAAAATGCATAAAATGCTACTTCTCTCCTTAATATAGTTAAAGTTGTATCAATTCCAAAACCATCCATCAAACATCAAACTTAAATGCTGCTTTAGATTCAGAAAGCCTTATCGTCACGAAACCATGAAAATCCATGGCCATTAAAGCTTATCAATGAAGTTACCATTTGCTCCTACCTGTTACCAACAGATCAACCTAATTTCAAACCAACAGGAGAAACCCTCACCAAACTTGACTGGGCCTGCAGGGATTTAAAACGCAGCAGTTCCACTCAACTTAGTCATTCCATAAAGACCAAAATCTCCATGCAGACCCTACTCCATGCCATTACCGAAACAGAGTACACAAATTAATCAAAAgattctctcactctcactctctaaCTCCCTCTCGCAGAGTGCCACTATTAATAGCGGGAGATCTCTACGCAGACTTCTCATGCAAAATAACTATGGAGAACAAAAGGGTGTTGCTTGTTTTCATTGTCTTTGTAGGGTTTCTTGTGAGTTCTGAAGGGGTGACCAGTAATAGtgagaaggaaaagaaattagAGGAGGTCTATGATGCCAAAAACTACGGGGGATACGGTGGATATGGAGGGTACGGAGGATATGGGGGGCCATATGGAGGCTATGGTGGCCCTTTTGGAGGATATGGCGGTGGGGTGCTGTCATTGATTCCATTGATTAGGGATTTGCTTCCATTGCCATTTCTTGGTATACCTGGGCTGGGACGATTGGGGTTCGGTTTCCGTGGGATACTTGCAGAAGATCAGGGTGGGAAAGGATATGATGATAATTACCCTAGAGGTTATTATGGCGGGAAGGGAGATGATAATTACCCTGGAAGTGATTATTACGGGAAGGGAGATGATCCTTACCCTAGAGGTGGCTATGGCGGCCGGAAAGGAGATGATCCTTACCCTAGAGGTGGCTATGGCGGCCGGAAAGGAGATGATCGTCACCCTAGAGGTGATTATGGCGGGAAGGGAGATGATCGGAACCCAAGAGGTGATTATGGCGGAAAAGATGACAATGGTGGTAAGGGAGATGATAGTGATCACGGAGGCAAAGGAGAACGTTCCAAAGATGATCGTGGTGAAAAGGAATGTTCCGAAGATGATCATGGTGGAAAAGGAGACCGTTCCGAAGATGATAACGGTAAGAAAGGAGATCATTCTAAAGAAGATAACGGTAAGAAAGGAGACCGTTCTAAAGATGATCGAGAAGGAAAAGGAGACCGTCCTAAAGATGACCACGGTGGGAAAGGAGACAACCCCAAGTATGATTATGGTAGGAAAGGGGGCATTCCAAAATATGATGATGGAGGGAAAGGCGTTGGTGGAGCTGGCGGTGGTGGCTATCCATAGTCACTCACCCGACCACACTATGCTTTGACAGGCTCACTGAACTGAGGCCTTATTAACTACGTACATAAATAATCATGAGCCTAAGAACGTTGTAAACTCAAATTATACGTAATGTTATGGTCTTGTTGTTTAAATAAACGTGCTTCAATTATCActgctctctctatctctctttaatttgtttatgttttagGCCATTTTTCTTTTACTCTTCTTTTTACAAGACAATATGTGTtgttaattattataacttatGGAGACGGAATTTAAACTTGAGTAAGTAAGTACATTGCCCTTAACAGCCCAACCTATAATATCTCCGCAAAGATATTATTCCGTTGCCGGTCCCGAAATTCTCTCCGCCTTGAAATAAAAGCCATTGTAGTGAATGAATGAGCTCTTTTTCTTATCTTATCTTCAACAAAAACGTTACTAATTAAAGTATTGTCAATAATTTTGTCAGAACATCTACTCTATAATTTTCGATACGTATCAGGGTAGGGTCACATCTAGGGTACATAATAAGATATCCAAAATCCGAATAATAAGGATCTTTAACATTTTATACCACtgtcataaaaataaaattttaaaaaattaaaaaattaaaaattaaaaattaaaaaattaaaaatctaagCCATAAGAACAATCACCACCGGATTCTATTTTAAACGgttttcttttaaattattattattagggaGAAGGGGAAGTTTATTAACCGGGACGTATTTTTTAACCGGGACGTATGTATAAAGgtactttttaaaataaatagtactgtAACAATACGTAGTAAATAaagttattttttaaaataaaaggtaatTTTCTGGGTTCAAATCTTTTTTCtaaattaatgtttttatttagCCACACAAAATTTATGATGTTTTTGACACAATCCATAAAAGGGTTTACTTTTTGTACCTATACATTTTGGGTAAGTCAAAAGATGAGAAGGATTGACTATACACCATGTTAATGGGATACCTTAAATATCTCATACCAAAATTCATGTTgcagtggtatttctctttttTATAAGTGAGATCGAACAAATTCTTGTCAAATACAAATTTGAACTTCATTATTGTTAGTCTATTATGAGGTTAATTCTATCTCCTCtctcttagtatagataataccatttgttcaaaaaaaaaaaattcatgttgGACCCACTTATTTACTTATTCGTTTGGTGTTAGTAAACAAAGAATTCAAAGTCAATTAGAAATGCTACAAGCAAAAATTTTCAGTAAATTTTCTTACTGAATACAAAGACGAGTTTGCGGTGGAACTAGGAATGGTCAATGGAGGCACATTAATACTCCATATGTATCACCATCATTATCACAAGAACAAAGATCACCACTCACGACCACATTAACACCATATATACCATCATCATCATTACAAAAACAAACATCACCACTCACGACCACAATTAACACATATCTAGTTAGCTTTATCACCATCTTTACCCAGGAGTCCCCTTTTTTGCTAACAAAGAGTCGAAACGCCTTGTAATTTTCGACCACTTCTATGCTACAATATAATTACTAAGAGTAAGCGCTATTGCTTGTTACCCGACAGCTTGATCGAACCAAGCCTCCACAGTTTCAAAATCTCCTTGTTGAACAACTTGTTCTCCCTGGTCAGAATAGAGGGGTAAATTCCTTCCCAAAGAACCATACTTGAGAGTTTCCGACCTCATACGGCTCAGCGGTCAAATTCTTTCAGTGTACTATTTATCAATGGTATTCATTTCACTTGAGTCTATATACCTTTCATAAAAGATGCTAGTTAGATGGTCAACACCGGTATACTCATTTGGTTTCTTCCTTCCGTCCCCTTCTTCTCTGCACCCAATACAAGGCAGTCGGATCCTCACCCAACCATAAACCATACGTGTAAAATAAAGCACCAGTAATTCATCACTAAGAACTTGGGCCATTCATTGCTCATCCAAAAGCTAATTGCATTAAAAGCAGCATAAAGCTGAAATTAAGGTGCCTGATTTCATAAAGAAGTTACAAATACCCACTAATCATAACATCTTTTTTGATACAAACCATTTGAGTATGAAAATTCAATTCTGCAGGCATGCCAATTCAATTCCCCAATCCTCAATCCCTCAAAAACCACCTTTCATAACCCTGCCACAACCAAGACCGTGTATAAGTACTTGACGACGAGCAAAACACGAAATTCTATAACCATGAGGAAATGTAAATTTCTTATGACTATTAGAGAATTGGCAATCCAATATCTAGTTAGTGCTATTTGTAACCTTTGCATCATAATAACCGATATAGAGAGGCACATTGCGAACAGAAGTACACAAGCGAGCAAACATATATGAGCTCCATGAGTGAACAAATAGTTATAGGAATAGGACAGCCGAGTGAACTTACATCACCAATCAACAGGTCGTAGGGAGGAATACCCTAATCAGTTCTTTCATAGTTACTTTTCTCCTACAGGTAGGGCATCTGCCCTGCGCACCTATTGCAGCTTTAATGCAAGCCTTACAGAAAATGTGGCCACATTTTGTTGACATCTCCTCAACTAAAGGAGCCATGCAAATGGGACAGGTAAAGGTGGGCTCCtttggtggcggtggtggtggaggtggcTGTGTAACATTCTGTTTCTGCAaataaaatatttgaagtaTCACATACATGCACAACAAATGAATGCGGTGCCCTTAAGTCAAAAGCTTACAATTACCGTGGAGGTGGAGTTGCTGTTGCTTTCCAGATTTATGTAGAAATCACaattaataattgtttggtttggtCCAACTCTTCTGCGCTTGTTCTGAGTGACCCTAGCCGTCCGTTCTGCAATGATCACAGAGAGATGGAGAGACGCATAAAGAtcaatgaaaaaaattacaaattgtgACCAACATTAGACCTTGATTACCCTGCAAACACATATCCTAATAGTAATATGGAGCACCTACAATTCGCCACTGACAAGGTCAAACTCAAAGGTGAGTAGATTTCCTAATCTCCCCTTCTTGTTTAGAACAATAGACAAAGAAACAAAGATGACAACATCTGTCAGCTTGTACAGGGTTGTCCAGGACAACTTTCAAGACTCTGAAACTTATATTACAAACATCTTATCCTACTAAGAaaatgcttaaaaaaaaagaaagagatgacACATTATTCTGACATTATCTCCCTATTTTATCTCATAGGTTGCCCAACACCAAATTTTTATCATTGATGCAGCAAAAACAGAAGTGAGAGGAAAATCCAAAGGAGAACATTCAAATTGTCTAATAATCTCCTGAACTTAGAAGGGAACAAGAATCaagtaacaaataaaataacaaaaacatcTTCACCATGAAGTAACAAAGAAACAGCAGATCACACAAAAGAACACATAAATGCCAAAAAGTTCTGCCGTAACAAATAACAAGTTTACATTACAATATAACAAAATTACCTGATTCCACATCAACAACAGTCCTCCGGTTCCTTCTGGAATTGTTTTTAGCCTGATAAAATATCATAACATTTTCTTCAATACACTTAAGTGGATGGAGAAATTCACAATAAAAGAATGTGTAAAATTAATATAAGCATGCCTCAGCAAAAGCCGTGGGGCTGGATTCAATAACATCATCATCAATAGCCTCAACATCAATCGTATTAGGTGGTATAGGCTGAACTTGCAAAGTCGCTTGATTATTCTGAGGCACTGACTGAGTTGAAGTTCCCTCCTGTTCCCGACTGTCACCAGGTGGGGCACTATTGAGGTCCAAGTTCAACTCATTCTTTCTTCGCCGCCCTCTTGCATGTGGCGCCCTGGCCCCCCGAGTGCTCATGTTATATTAAATCTTGTATCCAAGTTGAAGATTTTAAAACCTACAGTTGTTTTTTAGAAATGAAGTAATCTTATTCAAATACATGATTCACTTTGTCGGAAATCAAATGAAGAATTATAAAACAGAAGAAACAATAATAACATACTTCAATATTTTCAAACCAAAGCAATCAAGGATATGACACTACGCTCTATCAGCCCATTTCCTTTCCTACAACTTTCATATCAAACAAGCCGACAATAAACTCTGCTGAACCATGCCAACGAATGATAAGACAAAAGTTTGATTATGATTCACTGTTTAACTTCGTTAACCTACCAAAAACTGGTGCTTCAGTTCCATGCCTCAAACCAGCACGACTAACCAAACTCTCACTACAACGTATTCGGTTCAAAAAAACCTCGGCCAAAGAATCTAGAATCGAAAACCCTAGTAGCAAAACACAGTATGGAAATTGACCATAACCTGAGTGAACTGGAAATCCTAATTGCAATCACAGATTTCATCCCACTCTGTGACCAAAAAGTAACCACATTTTCACAACAAACAAAGGGCCTTCTACAAAAgcagaaatcaaatcataatcCATCAAGAAAATTGATCATTTGCAACtgaaattttcaatttccaCTTAAAAGTCCCAATTTTTGAGCAACCAAACGGCTCAAAAATTGCCAACCCAGGGCTAAAATTTCCGACTTCCATCAAaaccaatttttttctaatccccAAACAACACGAGATAAGAACGATACAAGCATAGAAAACCATAAAATtgcagtaaaaataaataataatttcgCAGAAAGAAACCCTAGGAAATTAAGAGGCACACCAGAATCGAGATTTCACAACGAGAAATTGAGAATCTAACATCCGATTTCTGGAAAGCAAACGGGAGAGATAATtcgaaattaaattgaatcgTACCTTCGATCAGAGATTTTTGAGAGGGGAGGGAGTTACCAATGGTTGCCCAGAAGCACTGGGTCTGCAAATAtataagaaaattttgaaaaaaaaaacaaaaaaagaaatgaaaagaaagaaagtttattatattttaatattattttccgCTTTAAAATACGAGaggtttattatttaattaaattagattaGAATTTATATGGAGAGAAATATAATTTTGCTCCGCCTTCCTTCCTTACCTGCGACGAGCGGGTGGGTGAGGCACGAAACAAGTCCACGTCACGTTGCCTACGTGTGAGATGATGAAATTATCTCTCCCCTATACGCAAATGACCACTTTGCCCTCCTTGTGCCTCGCACGTGACTTTTGGTTTGCGGTTTACGGGGTTGGTCATTCAAATTTCGTGTGCAGAATATTCTAATTAATTGACTTGCGGGATTGGCTacaaaatatatttaatataataattatttttaatccttCCCCTCTTACTAAGATTAGACGATGTTCTTGAAAATTATGGCTAATTTCAGGTATATAAGTATTGATTTTAGATCTAGAGGTTAAACGTATTCTGGCTACTTTATATAAGGTAAAGTTTGTTTTTTGAGGGTGATAGTGGAAAAGTCGACAGATAAGTCACCCTTACTGCCATAATGCCACTCTATAGAAACCGTACATGAGATTTTCACCTTATATGACTTCTCGTTCAATTCTTTTGAAGTCATTAGATCATTTTCCTCGTTCAAGAATCTCTGGgctcttcaatttcatttttatttacttCATGAAAGTATAGTAATCAAATTCTTAACTTGCATTAGCTTGAAAATGagatattttaatgaaaaatgctaaGAGAACTTTCTCAAACTTTCTATCACGTTACACTTTAACTTCAATTTTCATGTCagcattataaaatattatgtaaaaaATATGAGATGACATAGAATCCAAGAAAAAGCATAACTTTGAAAAAGCCCCTTTAACATTTctctattttaatttgttttaatccACAAGAACGGgattttaaaattataagaGACGGATAAGCATAATGCACTCGTCAACCAACTTTAGCCTTCATCAACAAATTTGTCCAAGTAATTAACGGTCGTTGACGGATGGTAACAGTTTGAAATTGGATGGACCAAATTGATGCAACTGAACATAATAAGTGGAATTTCTATAAAACTACCTTGGCCTACAAAATATTCTCTAGCTCTTAAAAAGGTCAAAATTTGTCCAAGTAATTAACGGCCGTTAAATACGTTTATATTATATTCGATGATTATAAATAAAGAAGATTGTGTGGAAAGAGAAAAAGGGTGTAAAAATCAGTTCTAGGGTTACAAAGGAAACTTCGAGCTCATATGGGTTCCAGGTTGAGAATAGGCGCCAGAGAAATTGATTACTTACCAGAAAAAAATCTCAGTTTATATAAGAGAGAAAGAACA is from Malus sylvestris chromosome 5, drMalSylv7.2, whole genome shotgun sequence and encodes:
- the LOC126624140 gene encoding uncharacterized protein LOC126624140 isoform X2 — translated: MSTRGARAPHARGRRRKNELNLDLNSAPPGDSREQEGTSTQSVPQNNQATLQVQPIPPNTIDVEAIDDDVIESSPTAFAEAKNNSRRNRRTVVDVESERTARVTQNKRRRVGPNQTIINCDFYINLESNSNSTSTKQNVTQPPPPPPPPKEPTFTCPICMAPLVEEMSTKCGHIFCKACIKAAIGAQGRCPTCRRKVTMKELIRVFLPTTC
- the LOC126623730 gene encoding uncharacterized protein LOC126623730; the protein is MENKRVLLVFIVFVGFLVSSEGVTSNSEKEKKLEEVYDAKNYGGYGGYGGYGGYGGPYGGYGGPFGGYGGGVLSLIPLIRDLLPLPFLGIPGLGRLGFGFRGILAEDQGGKGYDDNYPRGYYGGKGDDNYPGSDYYGKGDDPYPRGGYGGRKGDDRHPRGDYGGKGDDRNPRGDYGGKDDNGGKGDDSDHGGKGERSKDDRGEKECSEDDHGGKGDRSEDDNGKKGDHSKEDNGKKGDRSKDDREGKGDRPKDDHGGKGDNPKYDYGRKGGIPKYDDGGKGVGGAGGGGYP
- the LOC126624140 gene encoding uncharacterized protein LOC126624140 isoform X1; its protein translation is MSTRGARAPHARGRRRKNELNLDLNSAPPGDSREQEGTSTQSVPQNNQATLQVQPIPPNTIDVEAIDDDVIESSPTAFAEAKNNSRRNRRTVVDVESERTARVTQNKRRRVGPNQTIINCDFYINLESNSNSTSTVIKQNVTQPPPPPPPPKEPTFTCPICMAPLVEEMSTKCGHIFCKACIKAAIGAQGRCPTCRRKVTMKELIRVFLPTTC